In the Arachis ipaensis cultivar K30076 chromosome B10, Araip1.1, whole genome shotgun sequence genome, one interval contains:
- the LOC107623822 gene encoding proline-rich receptor-like protein kinase PERK15 has protein sequence MFSVAPLTPASSPVMAPPSPPLIDITPPPSPLLLQPTAAPPPFPSPPSPPLVLPMPTAPPLTSPPITSPPEVVSMPTNSPPPVTQVPPAISSSPPQPEIPFVAASPSTPITSNENPIPATPSPPNTALPTAASPPVPATPLPSSPPTLIPPSVTFPSNALPPLPLRHRKVSPALPVPTATSPPPQEFWPLAPEAAATSPLLPQPPATVYPFTGPTLPSTPESTPAQPPSSRSLPLAVDVDKHSGFEVPSGFIIEGIVIGGIVIGFVVALMLLLCRNRKKKQQQKKNLHTHQSEESSPCVGAKSKTSESGSHVIKVLPNPSKLTEGGGDFGPVNGIFTYDELVAATKSFSEANLLGEGGFGYVYKGILPSGKEIAVKQLKSGSQQGEREFQAEVETISRVHHKHLVELVGYCVTMSERMLVYEFVPNNTLEFHLHGEGKPVVRWEKRIKIALGSAKGLAYLHEDCNPAIIHRDIKASNILLDFNFEAKVSDFGLAKIFPNADGCITHLTTRVVGTFGYLAPEYASSGKLTDKSDVYSYGVMLLELLTGRPAISTEGSRNVSLVDWARPLLAQVLEDGDVSDLVDPRLQNNYRADEMTRMITCAAACVRHSASLRPRMSQIAGALEGLVSLSDLVGDITPGHTRIYSWPESSTYDACQYQQDLRDFNLGLSSQQCSSSVHSEMTSAYGLCLSDSSSEG, from the exons atgttttcAGTTGCGCCTTTGACTCCGGCAAGTTCACCGGTAATGGCTCCGCCGTCTCCGCCGCTGATTGACATTACTCCTCCCCCATCGCCATTGCTGCTCCAACCTACAGCAGCGCCACCACCATTTCCTTCTCCGCCATCACCGCCGTTAGTGCTTCCAATGCCTACAGCACCACCGCTTACCTCGCCGCCGATCACTTCTCCGCCGGAGGTGGTGTCTATGCCTACAAACTCCCCGCCTCCGGTTACTCAAGTCCCGCCGGCGATTTCCTCGTCGCCGCCTCAGCCGGAAATTCCATTCGTCGCTGCTTCACCGTCGACTCCGATTACATCGAACGAGAATCCAATTCCAGCAACGCCATCTCCTCCGAATACGGCGTTGCCGACGGCAGCATCTCCTCCGGTTCCGGCGACACCGCTTCCTTCGTCTCCGCCAACTCTGATTCCGCCGTCGGTTACTTTTCCGTCAAATGCGTTACCACCATTGCCGCTGCGTCACCGGAAAGTTTCGCCGGCGCTTCCAGTTCCGACAGCCACTTCACCACCACCACAGGAATTTTGGCCTCTGGCACCGGAAGCAGCAGCAACCTCTCCGCTGCTGCCACAGCCGCCGGCGACCGTTTACCCTTTCACGGGGCCTACATTGCCATCAACTCCAGAATCAACGCCGGCGCAGCCACCATCGAGTCGAAGCTTGCCGCTTGCGGTGGACGTTGATAAACACTCAGGGTTCGAAGTGCCAAGTGGATTCATAATTGAGGGAATCGTAATTGGTGGTATCGTTATTGGGTTTGTTGTAGCACTTATGTTACTTTTGTGCaggaatagaaagaaaaagcagcagCAGAAGAAGAATCTGCATACACATCAATCTGAGGAATCATCACCTTGTGTTGGAGCTAAGAGTAAAA CGTCAGAATCAGGTTCTCATGTCATCAAAGTGCTGCCAAATCCATCAAAGCTAACAGAGGGAGGTGGAGATTTCGGCCCTGTGAATGGCATTTTCACATATGATGAGCTAGTAGCAGCCACTAAGAGTTTCTCTGAAGCCAACCTTCTTGGGGAAGGTGGATTTGGTTATGTATATAAAGGAATTCTTCCAAGTGGAAAGGAAATTGCAGTTAAACAGTTGAAATCAGGAAGCCAGCAAGGAGAGCGAGAATTTCAGGCCGAGGTTGAGACCATTAGCCGGGTGCATCACAAGCATCTTGTTGAGTTGGTTGGATACTGCGTTACCATGTCTGAAAGAATGCTTGTTTATGAATTTGTTCCAAATAACACATTGGAATTCCATTTACATG GGGAAGGGAAGCCCGTTGTACGGTGGGAGAAGAGAATTAAGATTGCCCTAGGATCTGCAAAAGGGCTCGCATATCTACATGAAGATT GTAATCCAGCAATCATTCACCGTGATATTAAAGCATCTAACATCCTTCTGGACTTCAATTTTGAAGCAAAG GTTTCTGACTTTGGCTTAGCAAAGATCTTCCCCAATGCTGATGGTTGCATCACTCACCTCACCACCCGGGTCGTGGGAACCTTTGG GTATCTGGCTCCAGAATATGCATCAAGTGGTAAACTAACAGATAAATCAGATGTATATTCCTATGGAGTGATGCTTTTAGAACTCTTAACTGGACGTCCAGCAATCAGTACAGAAGGATCAAGAAACGTGAGCTTGGTTGATTGG GCTAGGCCCTTGCTTGCGCAAGTGCTAGAAGATGGTGATGTCAGTGATCTTGTTGATCCAAGGTTGCAGAATAATTATAGAGCTGATGAGATGACTAGAATGATTACCTGCGCAGCCGCCTGCGTGCGCCATTCAGCCAGCCTTCGACCCCGTATGAGCCAA ATTGCAGGTGCCTTAGAAGGATTGGTTTCTCTGTCGGATCTTGTAGGGGACATTACGCCGGGGCATACCAGAATATACAGTTGGCCAGAGAGTTCAACTTATGATGCCTGCCAATACCAACAGGACTTGAGAGACTTCAATTTGGGATTATCATCTCAACAGTGCAGCTCAAGTGTGCATAGTGAAATGACTAGTGCTTATGGTCTTTGCCTATCTGACTCAAGTAGTGAAGGCTAA
- the LOC107624151 gene encoding PXMP2/4 family protein 2 codes for MLRLWKWYQNCLAVHPVKTQVISSGIIWGVGDIAAQAVTHSYSTPNTAHTHQIQDDDDDEFKINWKRVATTSLFGLSFVGPVGHYWYEGLDRYIRLRLMLKPDSFRFVASKVAIDGFLFGPLDLLAFFTYMGLSTGKSIPQIKEDVKRDFLPAFILEGGIWPIVQVANFRYVPVRYQLLYVNLFCLLDSCFLSWIEQQQDAQWKKWVKSFLPLK; via the exons ATGCTTAGGTTGTGGAAATGGTACCAAAATTGCTTGGCTGTTCACCCTGTTAAGACACAGGTAATCAGTTCAGGAATCATATGGGGTGTTGGTGACATTGCTGCACAAGCTGTCACTCATAGTTATTCTACACCTAACACTGCCCACACTCATCAAATTCAG GATGACGACGACGACGAATTCAAGATCAACTGGAAGCGGGTGGCTACAACCAGCTTGTTTGGGTTAAGCTTTGTTGGCCCAGTTGGCCATTACTG GTATGAAGGCTTGGATAGATATATAAGATTGAGACTCATGCTCAAACCAGATTCCTTCCGCTTTGTTGCCTCTAAAGTTGCCATTGACGGGTTCCTTTTCGGGCCATTGGATTTACTCGCATTTTTCACTTACATGGGCCTTTCTACCGGAAAGAGTATTCCTCAAATCAAAGAAGATGTGAAGAGAGATTTTCTTCCCGCCTTTATCTTAGAAGGAGGGATATGGCCCATCGTTCAGGTCGCAAATTTTCGGTATGTACCCGTAAGGTATCAGCTCCTATATGTCAACCTCTTCTGCTTGCTGGATAGCTGTTTCTTGTCTTGGATTGAGCAACAACAGGATGCTCAATGGAAAAAATGGGTGAAATCTTTTCTACCTCTCAAGTAA
- the LOC110268475 gene encoding uncharacterized protein LOC110268475: protein MKKHLVKIGGDIKKCSKVPYDVEKQMEGLFKEIQKSKTSKKKVSFNEEGTDEIEDAIDEAIAQEEQQTPSQLPNKEMIGVDPKKKAKTIIPPMFAPRTTPGSQSSMKSVFQNKEAFHEVDKRVARWLLDCRIPFNAIMSPFFQDMLDGVAGIGPGYKGPSYDKLRVNLLADLKRECQIVVDSYRSAWKEARCTLMADGWTNQRQRTLINFLVYYSKGLCFVKSVDASNMLKNASSLCDLFLEVIEWIGPDNIVHVVTDNAANYVVAGRLINKKFENIHWSPCAAHCLNLILKYISIMPYISILATRASNITVFVYNHTTQLGRSANGRVVSAIILDNKFWNDCFTACKIVSLLIKLLRLVDADDKPSLGIVYEGMLREAPDVMRGLLDPVTLYCKVNNLDSVEAIKEIHLYRDRKESFDKPEAFRAAKKLQPDELWRLFGGSTPCLQNMAVRILSQLSASLG from the exons ATGAAAAAGCATTTGGTGAAGATAGGTGGAGACATTAAGAAGTGTTCTAAGGTCCCATATGATGTAGAAAAACAAATGGAAGGTTTATTCAAAGAGATTCAGAAAAGTAAAACTAGTAAAAAGAAAGTAAGTTTCAATGAAGAGGGTACTGATGAGATTGAGGATGCAATTGATGAAGCAATAGCGCAAGAAGAACAACAAACTCCGAGTCAGTTACCAAATAAGGAGATGATTGGAGTCGAtccaaaaaagaaagcaaaaaccaTTATTCCTCCTATGTTTGCACCAAGAACAACTCCGGGAAGTCAATCAAGTATGAAAAGTGTGTTTCAAAACAAAGAGGCGTTTCATGAAGTTGATAAGCGAGTGGCTAGATGGCTTTTGGATTGTAGGATTCCTTTCAATGCGATTATGTCACCCTTTTTTCAAGATATGTTGGATGGTGTTGCTGGCATTGGGCCTGGTTATAAAGGTCCTTCTTATGATAAGCTGAGGGTTAACTTATTAGCCGATCTCAAAAGGGAGTGTCAAATAGTTGTTGATAGCTATAGGTCTGCTTGGAAAGAAGCTAGATGTACCCTCATGGCTGATGGTTGGACAAATCAAAGGCAAAGAACGTTGATTAATTTTTTGGTTTATTATTCGAAAGGGTTGTGCTTTGTGAAATCTGTAGATGCTTCAAATATGCTAAAAAATGCTTCAAGCTTGTGTGACTTGTTTTTGGAGGTGATTGAATGGATTGGACCTGATAATATTGTTCATGTAGTGACAGATAATGCCGCAAATTATGTTGTTGCTGGTAGGCTTATtaacaaaaaatttgaaaatattcaCTGGTCACCTTGTGCTGCTCATTGCTTGAATCTTATTTTGAAATATATAAGCATCATGCCATATATTTCTATCCTTGCAACACGTGCTTCGAATATTACCGTGTTTGTGTATAATCATACG ACACAATTAGGAAGGAGTGCTAATGGTAGAGTTGTGAGTGCAATTATCCTAGACAATAAATTTTGGAATGATTGTTTTACTGCATGCAAAATTGTGAGTCTGTTGATTAAATTGCTAAGATTGGTAGATGCCGATGATAAACCATCATTGGGAATTGTTTATGAAGGTATGCTAAG AGAAGCACCTGATGTCATGCGAGGTTTACTTGATCCTGTTACATTGTATTGCAAGGTTAATAATTTAGATTCAGTTGAGGCAATAAAAGAAATACACTTATATAGAGATCGAAAGGAAAGCTTTGATAAGCCTGAAGCTTTTCGAGCTGCAAAAAAACTTCAACCTG ATGAATTGTGGAGGTTGTTTGGTGGTTCTACTCCATGTTTACAAAACATGGCAGTTCGCATTCTTAGCCAATTATCTGCTTCTTTAGG GTAA